TCCAGTGAGCGCTGGGACAGAACCTTCCACATGCCAGAACCCGCGTGACCCTGTCGTGACACTTTGGAGACTCGCCTTATTAAATGATAACAACAATAATTCATTGTTAGACCTCCATAGTGACAGCCAGGGAAGCAAGATGCAGAGCATCATGGGACAGCAATAATGCCATTACAAACAATGGATACCACTTTTTAGAATGATTAGTATGAACCCTGTAGGGTAGATAATTTTATccctatttacagatgagaaaattgaaacatGTTCAAATAACTTGCTTAGCGTCACAGAGCAAATGGCTGAGCCGGGACTCATAGCCGTGTTTGGCTGACATCACACCAGGCTTATCTGCCTAACTGAAGGAGCTActtgtcctccctccctcttgccgttcccctttccttcctttattctttatGGTGGACAGAACTGAACAGGGAACTTTTTCATATATGATACTACAAAGGAATTTAGTTTGTCACTCAGtccaagcaaaaaagaaaaaaatcagaaatggacCCAGTTGCTTAGCATCTTCTATTTCGAGACTTAAAAGCAGGGATCCGACATTCTAGGGTTGGCTTTTCACCAGGTGATGGTTCATCTGCTTACTCCTTGCAGATGACCTGGGCGCCTTCTCAGAGCTTCAGAACCGGGGTGCCCGACACTCAGGCCCTTTTTTcgccttctcttcctccttccctgggcaCTCTGGTAAGTGCTGTCCCTTCCCGTATTTACAAGCATTCGGAGACGTGGAGCCCTTTGCCTCAGCTTGTTGCATTCCCAAGCCTTCCCTCCTGTGTACCAGAAGCCCTGCCTCCGAGCAGCTCTGTGAGGAGACCCCACAGAGGTTCCTGGCCCACTGTGACTCCCACCTGGCCTGCTGGGTACAGCCTCCATCTAAcgtcctctccccctccccctccacctcctcctttgtCCCGATGCCAGATTTCTCCTCCTCGTCTTTCTCCTtcagtcctggggctggtgctttTCGCTCTGTTTCTACATCTACCACCTTTGTCCAAGGACACCGCATCACAACACGCAGGTGAGAGCTCCTGGGGCCATACTAGGTGGAGGTGTGTGGGGGTGAAGGTATAGGGGGCACTGAGTACGACTAGAGAGGCAGGTCTTCGAGAGCAGAGCCCAGTCCATCGTGTCTAGTGCAGTGTCCCAGAGCCTGGACAGGCACCCACAAGACTGAGGCATGCCCACTGAATGAACCATGCTGTCTCCCACAGAATCATGGAGAACGGGCAGGAGCGGGTGGAAGTGGAAGAGGACGGGCAGCTGAAGTCTGTCACAATCAATGGTGAGGAGTGGCTCTGCCACCCAGTCCCTGGCAGGAagcccctgccccagaccccaAAATCCCTTCCCCAAACTGTTCCTCTCTGAActcccctggggcagggagggcatgATGGCCACAGGCCAGGCTGGCAGGGTCGGAGGTGGGGATCccggggaagggggctgggacaGAGGGTTGCAGAGTCTCAGAGGGCCAGCTAATCACCATCGTCACGAGTAGGGTGCCCAGAGTTCTAAGAGCACTTGACTGTTTTGAAAGCACTTGCACATTCCACAGTCCCTGTATTCTTAAAACAGCtaggggctggcagggaggggagcgaAGCAGGGCAGTTGGTATTTGCCCTTTTTCTTGTTTGAAGAGACAGCCTCAGTACAGCTAAATGGCCCTAACGCCTAAGTAGCCCCAGGCGCAGGGCTTTGTCCTACTTAGTAAAGGGTAAAGCCAGGAATGAAACTCGGGACATGAGATCCCTGGAGCTGAACTCATCTTCCCTCAACACCATGCGGTATAGGACAATCACCATGGCTATCATTTCATGACTGCCAACTCTGGGAGGTGTGTGTTAAGGGATTTTCATGGGCTATCTTATTTAATGATTCGAAGACTTTGAGAATGTAGGCACtttcatcattcccattttacagatgaggaaagggatccttagggaggttaagtaacttgcccaaagaacTTGCAAGCTAGTTCCAAAGGAGGGGCTGTAAGGTGTCAGAGTCGCTGCTACGTAAGGCAGCCTGGCAGGATTCCCAGGGCCTGGGTCAGAGGGCCGCATAACAACCGTGACTCCTGCAGGTATCCCAGACGACCTGGCACTGGGCTTGGAGCTGAGCCGTCGGGAGCAGCAACAGTCTGTCGCCTCCAGGTCTGGGGCCACGCAGGTCCGGCAGACCCCTGCCTCACGTTCCCCCGACAGCGACCTCTCTGAGGATGATGAGGACCTGCAGCTTGCCATGGCTTACAGCCTATCAGAGATGGAGGCAGCTGGGAAGAAACCAGCAGGTGGGCGGGGGGCACAGCGACGACGGCAGGGGCAGCCTAAGGCCCAGAACCAAGATCCGGGCACAGTGGGGACCCCTGAGGGTGCAAGGGGTGACACAGCCAAACCCAGCCCATCTCCAGAGGAGAAGGCCTCTCACTGCCTCATCCTCTGATCACCAGGCCCAATCCACCCTGATTCAGGGTGACCAGGGGTCCTGCTCACTATCAGGCGAGCAGAGAGGGGCGTGACCTGAGTTACAGGCGCCTCCCCGCACCTCTGCCTCCACGCTCCCTCCCAGGTCCACACACCTCCAGTGTGGACTTGGGATTTGCTGTGCTCAGCCCATGGCTGATAGGTCCCTGGTGAAgcccagggtggagggtgggggggtcACAGGGCAGCCAGAGGGCCTGAGGAGTCAGGATGCGCTTACTCTTATTAGAAGGGGAGTTTCTAAGGGGCATTAGTGGCTTGGGTCAGGCTTTTTGTGCCTTGGTCTTCTGCCATCTATGTTGCTGATGATATTAAGGAAGGAGGACTTGGCCTGAGGTTCTCTGAGCCAGAGTTGGCAGCTACAACTCCCCTTGTCCGGCTGCAGACACCCCCACCCTGGTTTCTGCGCAGTGTTGAGCTCTGACGTGTCTGTCGCTTCCCTCCTGGTGCTGCTTCTCCCTTGCACTCTTCTCTCTGCAATTCCCCGCGGGCCACATCGCTTGCTTTCACTGCCGTCTGGCTGggactcccttcttccttcccccagaGGCCTCTTTGTGGCAAGGAAGATGCTGTGGCCGGTAGGGCCATAAGGTCTTCCGGGGAGGCTAGCTGGGTGGGGCGGGAGCCTCTCAGCCATCCAGATTCGGAACCGGAgcccactcctcctcccttcctcttgctgCCTCAGCCTGCCCCAGGCCTTGGGACTAGCCAGAGGTGAGGCTGGCTAACCCTGAAGAGGGGGGATAAGGCCAGGGTGCCCcaggagggaggcccaggaggggaCCATACCCTGTCCTCCTGCACCATGCATCAGGGCTCAGGGAGAGGCCACAGGGCTAGCCCAGGTCTGCATGCTCAGCTCCATCCTCCACGGCTTGCTGCTGACCCTTTCTCCTGTCACCCgcccctgctctctccccagaTGTGTTCTGAGCTGGATGTCCTGGACCCAGAGTCGCTGCACAGTTCCAACAGGACAGCGCCCAACCCTGTGTACTGGGAGGGGACCCTCCATTCCTCTCCCTCACCCGTGCTGAGCGTAGAGCCGGgcctgggtggtgggtggggagccgGGTGGGAGGTAGTCTTAGCCTGTAAACGCTTCCCTGGGTGTTTGGTGCTGTCGCTTAGGGACTACAAGTCCCAGAATGCAACGCACCCTGCCTCCTATCTGATAGATCCTGCTTGGGGGAAGTGGTATGTGGTTACAGAGCTGTGCATCTTGGGACATGTAGTTCCTGCCCTGGTCAGCCTCTCACTCACTGTGAGATGGGGAGATCTTGTCATTTGATTTGTCCCTGGCAGGGGTGGCAAGAATGTGGATGAAGGGGTAATGGTCCGAGCTTTGCTTCCCTGACACCTCTTGCTAGTGCCGGGGTTAGAGTGTACAAATCAAGGCCCTGCAGCATCTGGGAGAGGCTCTTTTCCTGTGGGCAGTCTTGTGGTCCAAGATTGAGCCAGGCAGATCAACTAAGCCGGGTGTGGTCTCAGAAGGCTAGTGGGTATGGGCTGGCAGAGATCTTGGAAGGGAAGGCTTCCCTAGCCCTCcagtgtttgtgtgtctgtgtctgtgtgtgtgtgtgtgtgtgtacgcacgcGCACGTGTGGCTGGAACTAGCGTGTGATGGGTGCTCCAGGCATGTTGCTGCTTGTATGGCTTCTTTGGCCTCTGACCCTGCTGCCTATTCTTTCTCTCCAACACCACAGaagctgcctctcctcctccctgcgtGGGGAGCCtggtggccagggaggggagtggtggAGCCAGGGTGTTGCCAGCCTCAGTGTCGTTGAGTCCCAGAGACCTCTCAAAGCCAGCTGGGCTGAGCTCAGACCAAGAGGGAAACACTGGAAGTCAATAAAGCTGAATTTTGAAAGCTGGGCGGTGTGCCATGTTCCTGTGTTCTTCCTTTCCAGGATGGTCCAGGAGGGACCCCAAGGGACCAGTGGGTGACACACCTCCCTTTACTGCCCAGACATCCAAAGGTTGCAAGCCTTCCCAGCTGACAGCAGACCAAGCGGTCCTCCCTCAGTATGTCCCTCAAAATGCTCATGTTCTTTTGCCCTCACCTCCTGGGCCCCACAGCTGGCTTTCTTCAGGCGGCTGTTGTTCCCCTTATGCAGGGACCCACCACCCAGTACTCTGCAGCACAGCTTGGACCAGGCTGAGTTACGACTTGACTGAAAGCATCGGGACAACAAAAAGCTGGGAACACATAGTGAAAACCTATAAAAACCTCCCAAGGCCTGAAGACTCAGCCCTTTCACAAGTTTCCTTCGCTTAAGGCAGTGGCCAGTGTCAGAGGCCTGCCTCTCCCACATGGAGTCATACCTGTCTGCCCTACACAGGGTCCAGGCTCCAAACTCATCaaggcccagggagaggcagcCAGGTACCTCCCCGTCTTCTCTCTCCAGACCCCCGCAGAGATGGCCTCCCAGCCATGGACAGGCATGTTTCCATGGTCGAGCAGGGCAGGTGGCTCCCTGCCGACTCTCTCTTGCAGTCTGGCACTGGCCTTCAGAACCGCCAAAGAAcctaatattgtatttttctcaaaGCAGCATGCCCTGAAGGAGGAATTTCCAGCCTCTATCTTGAGAGAATCTGCTGGAAGTTTGTAAAATGGCTGTTCGGACCACTTCTGGCCTCTGAGATGACAGCATTGGTGCTGAGCATCTGCAGAGCACAGGTGAGGCTTGGAGGCCTGAAGCCTGCTCACTGGTCTTTTGGCTCCCCGCACAGGACAGGTGGTACTTGCCCATTTTTCATGTGAGGGGACTGAGCCTTGGCAAGGTTAAGTGGTCCTAACCCCCAAGTAGCTCCAGGCCTAAGACTCCTTCTGCCTCATTTCTCCATCTACCACCTTTGTCCAAGGATACCTCCTGCCTCGAAGATGAGAGCTCCTTTAGGGCCATACAGGGTGGAGAGTTCTAGgggatgggagagaaaggaagacagtgCCCCTTGCCCCCAGGTGAATGACTGTAGTGACATCTCACAGGCTTGGTCTGTGAGTCTTTATCAGAGTTTAGCTACTTTTGCTTACGATGTGGCAGGCACTTTGCCTGCATCACCTCCTTCAGTCCTAACCTCAGTCCTGCACCACGTTCCTGAGGCCCAAGGACACAAAGCAGCTGCGAAAGAACTGACAGGCAGGGTGGTCAAGAGGTTAAGCATACCTGAGTTCGAATCCTAACTCCAACACTTACTAGTCGTACTGGTGGTATCTCAGGCAAGTTCTGTGCtgcagtctgtaaaatggggttaataactAACTGGTAGCATCgtcatgaaaattaaacaagttCATGTCTGTAGAACACCCTGGAGACTGCCAGACACACAGGGAGCACAGCATAAAAAGCTACTGCCTAATTGTTATTAGCTACCATTCTAACCTTGGAGAGCCTGAGTCCGCAGCCTGGCTCTCCGATCACCCTCTCTGCATCTCCTGAGAAATGCAGCAGGGCCCGGCTCCGGACCGAGCCCAGGGCTGGAGTCTGGAAGCAGAGCAGACAGAACTGCATAGGAGTCTGAGTTGCAGCTGCACACACGACACACTAACTTTATTCACATTGATACAAAAGTAGATTTTTCTAGAAATGTTCTCTTGTGCCAGAGGGGGAGAGTTGAGTGGCATGTGgtggaagggtggggtggggaggaagggacaggaaggGTAGGGGCCAGAGTGTGGGTTGGGGAGGCAGGACAGCGGGGGCTGGGAAAGCAGGAAGAGCGGGGCATAGAGCCCCCCTGCCCTGTTCCATCCACACTGGAGGATGGGGGCTGTCCACAGACATATTCGGAGCATCCAGAGTGGTGGGAAATGGGGGCCAGGGAACTCAGGCAGGAGGAGGCTCTGGGTGGAATTGCTGCCCATgactttcctctcctcctggccGGCTGCCAGCTCCCCCATGCCAGAAGCTGGGCAAGTCTgccccttcctgcttcccctTCCTTACACACTCCTCTTGGAAGAACTGGACATGCCCAAGAGGGACCGAGGTGAGGGGTAGGGAGAGGAGTGAGTACATAGACAGATGCTCACACAGGCAAAGAGGGGGCAGAGGCTGGCTGCCCGGCGAGGAGCTCCAGGGGTCTCACTGGGGCAGGGCCTTGAGGATGGCATTCACCTCCTCCGCCACAGCTGTCAGAGCAAATTCAAACTggtcctggggaggggcagggggaagagggtcacggggaggcctggcctctgctcctgccccagggaggcTTTTGGGAGGCCACTTGCAGGAGGGGGGAGCCCTGCTGGGGGAGGTatggaggcaggcaggagaggcaggctgCTGCTGGGTTCCCTGGGGAAGtgtggtggctggggtggggacagggaggaacaGTCACCTTAGAACGGACAAGGCCAGGCCGTTGGTCGCGGACGTGCTCCAGGGTGGCAGCGATGTCAATCTCCTTTACTcctggggtttggggtggggcaCAGGGCTGCTCAAAGGGTGTCCAGAGGAGGGTAGAACCCAGAAAGCCTTGGGGATCCTGGGGTGGGAGGCTTGGAGGATTGGACAACACCTGGCGGTGTGACAACCTGCCCTCCATGAACTCTTGTGACCCCGAGGGCTGGGGAGACTTTAATCGggggctgggctccaggcacAGTGGGGTAGTTCCTCACCTTTCGCCATGCGGTTCAGTACCATGTCAATGAGGATGTAGGTGCCAGTCCTCCCCGCACCATCACTGAAACAGACGGGGACAGGCTGAGCTTGGGACCCAGCAGAAAGGAGGGGGGGTGGAGGAGACATGGAGgcttggggttggggggacaCTGGCAGAGCCTTTAGGGTTAGCCTAGGGGTGGGGCATGAGTGAGCCGAGGATGAAAGAACCATCATAGCTCCTGGGTCCTGGGAATTGGGCCTCAAGTGGGGAGCCTGTGACCCATGGGGTGTCTCTTGGGCAGTAGCCAACCGTAAAGGAGAGCCCTGGGTCCACCCAGAgggggaggcagcaggagagaaTAGGAATAGCTTTTTCCAACCTCTGGCCAGGCTTTTATTCAGCAAACTTTTTATGTAAATGGCAAGATgggaaatattttcacatatagTCTCTGTCACACGTTGCTTTTtcttcaactatttaaaaatgtaaacatcattcttagctcatggaccattaaaaaaacaaaaaccacatggtGTGCTgaatttggcccatgggctgtagtttgctggcATCAAGGGGACGGGCAGGCAGTGTGCATGGGAGATGCGCACAGGCAGTAGGACCAGAAAGCGGGCGGGTAGCAGAAATGCCCCACCTCAGGACCCCCTGGCCTGAGCTGTCCTgtcacctccatccccaccccagcccccagcccctctgcacgCACCTGCAGTGCACAATGATGGGGCAGGAGCGGCCCCGGTAGCACTTGTTCACTTTCCTGCAACAAGAAATGGGTATGAGGCCAGGGATCaccaggagagggaaaggggaactGAAACGCACACCTGTgggcctttctttcttccttttctccccacatgcccagggcagaggaaggaagagggctggagagaggagtCAGGGCTGGAGGCAAAGAACCAGAGATGGTAGGGGTGGCATTGGGCTGGCCTTGTCACTTATGAGCTATGTGCCCAAACTGTGCACCTGGAACAAAtgatttaacctctttgagcctcagttttcctacctgtaaaatggggatgataagaATAGTAATCTCCTTCTTAGGGTTCTTACTGTGATTCCATGAGATAATCCATTTAAAGAACTTGTGAAAGATCTGGCATACAGTAGATGCTCATTAACAGTAGTACTATTAAGAACACATAATAATATTAACAGCCACCTCTGCCAAAAGTCCAGGGAGGATAGGCTTTCTGGTGACTTCAAGGGTGTCAGTCTTGCCACATCCATGCTCTGCCCCTACAGCTCCTCAAGCCATTCCTCTTGCCACTCAGGCTCCTGACCAGCAGTGAGGTCAGGCAGCCCCAGCACAACTTTCCTCCGGCCAAGGAAGGACAACCCCTCAGCTTTGAATAGTATACTGCTGCTGTCTCCCTGGGTAAGTCTTACCTCAGCACAGGTGCTCTGTGGCTGGGTCATACTCAGACTTGGGTTCCACCTGGACCTCAGACTTTGCTGCCCTGACCACAGATCAGCAAGGAGCATGGGGTTTCTCCCCCTCTCAGTGACCCAGTCTAATCTGCCCTTTGTGCCTTATGATGTTCCTGCTTTGAGAGGCACTTGCAGAATCCTGATACCCTGCAATGGGCAAGGATGAGGGAGGACCATCTTAGGGGTTATTAGagtgtttcaggggaaacttgtaACTTGGTGGTCCTCCGGTCTGGTTCCCCCAGACCTGCAGGGGCCAGGTGACTCTGAATGGTTTTACAGACCACATGATTTTTCTAGCACATTGGCTAGTATATCAGGGCTGGAGTTGAATAGAAGTCACACGGTAGTTCCcaatcatttaataataataataatgataaacagTATTTAGAATTAATAGAGCCCTTGCTATGTGCTTAAACTAGATTTTATAGACTTTATCCTATTGGCTTTTGTAACAACCCCCTAAAGTCTCTGGGTCatcatcctcatttcacaggtaaggaaacagatgGAAGTCAAGGAACTTGCTCGGAGTCACTTTTTAGgacataaaatgttattttgccTTCTCTTAAGTAGACCTTCACCAAACTGTATTTATTAAGCAGCAATTAATTTTTCTGGGTGTCTAATGTCAACTGAGTTTACATAATTTCAGcctaaagcaaagaaatataaCTTGTTAGCTTACCTGTGCAGCCTGAAAACAGGTCCATGCACTACTtctataaggttttttttaatgtggagaaCAAAAAATAGCTATGATACCCCTGGTGTTACTTTTGAGAAGCCTGTGCCTCAggccccagggacccctgtttGATACCATTGTCCTGAGGCTCAGAAACTATCCCCAGGTCccccccagctctgcttctctgctctctccccagcGCCTAGAGACCTCAGGCCAGCTTGGCAAggagcagagaagcagcagaaggcCACAGTGTGGGGGAGGCCCCGGCTTGTGGCAGCAGGCTTCTCAGCCACctgtctggggagggggaaggcagagaTGCCAGAGGCCTGATGCCAGAGGCCTGGCCTGGTCCTGTTTCAGTGTTAGGATAAGGTACGTCCCTTAGTTAACTTCCTGTCTCAGCCCCCACCTAGTTCCACTGAGTCCCCAAGAAACCAGAGATCCTCCCACACTCCCTTTGATAGTATTTGTCCCTTCCCTGAgtccccccagctcccagcaatCCCAGCAGCCTTGAGGGTGGTCCCTGGGCCCACACGTCCTCATTGTCCCGTCCATGCAGCGGCCACACCTGCCAATGATCACTTTTGTGACTATGCAACTGGAGTGAGAATACTAGCTGCAGATCACAAAAATGACACTGGCagct
The genomic region above belongs to Camelus ferus isolate YT-003-E chromosome 5, BCGSAC_Cfer_1.0, whole genome shotgun sequence and contains:
- the DNAJB2 gene encoding dnaJ homolog subfamily B member 2 isoform X3, with amino-acid sequence MASYYEILDVPRSATADDIKKAYRRKALQWHPDKNPDNKEFAEKKFKEVAEAYEVLSDKHKREIYDRYGREGLTGAGTGPSRAEAGGGAPGFTFTFRSPEEVFREFFGSGDPFAELFDDLGAFSELQNRGARHSGPFFAFSSSFPGHSDFSSSSFSFSPGAGAFRSVSTSTTFVQGHRITTRRIMENGQERVEVEEDGQLKSVTINGIPDDLALGLELSRREQQQSVASRSGATQVRQTPASRSPDSDLSEDDEDLQLAMAYSLSEMEAAGKKPADVF
- the DNAJB2 gene encoding dnaJ homolog subfamily B member 2 isoform X1 — translated: MASYYEILDVPRSATADDIKKAYRRKALQWHPDKNPDNKEFAEKKFKEVAEAYEVLSDKHKREIYDRYGREGLTGAGTGPSRAEAGGGAPGFTFTFRSPEEVFREFFGSGDPFAELFDDLGAFSELQNRGARHSGPFFAFSSSFPGHSDFSSSSFSFSPGAGAFRSVSTSTTFVQGHRITTRRIMENGQERVEVEEDGQLKSVTINGIPDDLALGLELSRREQQQSVASRSGATQVRQTPASRSPDSDLSEDDEDLQLAMAYSLSEMEAAGKKPAGGRGAQRRRQGQPKAQNQDPGTVGTPEGARGDTAKPSPSPEEKASHCLIL
- the DNAJB2 gene encoding dnaJ homolog subfamily B member 2 isoform X2, whose product is MASYYEILDVPRSATADDIKKAYRRKALQWHPDKNPDNKEFAEKKFKEVAEAYEVLSDKHKREIYDRYGREGLTGAGTGPSRAEAGGGAPGFTFTFRSPEEVFREFFGSGDPFAELFDFSSSSFSFSPGAGAFRSVSTSTTFVQGHRITTRRIMENGQERVEVEEDGQLKSVTINGIPDDLALGLELSRREQQQSVASRSGATQVRQTPASRSPDSDLSEDDEDLQLAMAYSLSEMEAAGKKPAGGRGAQRRRQGQPKAQNQDPGTVGTPEGARGDTAKPSPSPEEKASHCLIL